In Lysobacterales bacterium, the genomic stretch AAGCCGCGCACCACCACTGAATTGGCGGTCACGTGCAGGCCATGGGTGCCGGCACCAGCTGAAGTGCCGTCGAGGATCACCTGCGGCTGTGCGGCCAGCGGTCCCTCGACGGTCAGCGTGTTGACCGCGAGGTTGGGCAAGGCCGAGCCGAGATTGATCACGCCGGGGTTGAACACCGCTGCATCGAAGACGATGGTGTCGCCGGTTCCGGCTACGGTCAGCGCACCGCGCAAGGTGCAGTCGGAAGCCGCCGCGCTGCAGGTGCTGACCAGCGCGTCATCGGTGCGATCCACCGTGCGGATCACCGCTGCCTGCCCCAGCGATGGACCGAGCAAGCACAGCAGCACCAGCCGGCCCAAGCCTTCATACCCTGCGGACTGTCGATGCATCGTCCTCTCCACCGTTCCGTGAAAATTGCAACATAACATGTCGCGCGACCGCCCTCTGGTTTGGCACTCGACAACCCTCGCGATGCTATCGCGCTATCATCGCTGTCCGGTGCCCGGGAGCGCAGCGATGGCCCAGATCCTCGTCAGGAACCTTGATGAAGCGGTGAAATCCGCCCTCCAGCAACGTGCCGCGCGTCGCGGTGTGAGCATGGAAGCCGAGGCGCGCGAGATCCTGCAACGTGCCTTGCTGCGTCCGTCCGTCGCACGAGCCGGCTTGGGCACTCGCTTCAGGAAGCGGTTTGCCCGGGTCGGCGGTGTCGAACTGGAGCTGCCCGACCCGGCGATTGCGAAGCCAGCCGAGCTGTTCGAGTGATCGTCCTCGATACGAATGTGGTGTCCGAGTTCATGCGGCCGGCGCCAAGCATCGCGGTCGCATCATGGCTCGATGCGCAAATCGCCGACCACATCTGGATCTGCGCCATCACCGTCTACGAAATCGAATTCGGCCTGGAGCTGATCGACGACAGCGCACGTCGACTGCGGCTGCGCCGTGCATTCCAGTCCATGGTGGAGCAAGACCTCGACGGGCGGGTTCTTCCCTTCGACGCCGACGCCGCGGCGCGAACCGCATCGATCTCGGCCTTGACCCGCAAGCAAGGCCGCCCGATCGAACAGCGCGACGCCATGATCGCGGGCATCGTCCGCCAGCGAAACGCACGGCTCGCGACCAGAAACCTACGGCACTTCAACGATTGCGGAATCGACTTGATCGATCCATGGTCGGCCTGATGCGCATGCGGGCTTCCGGGCGAATTCACACCCCTTGCAGCGCAGCATAAACCCGCTAACGTGTCGGCCGTCGCCGCGAGGCTTTGCGCTTGCTTGAGGAGTGGTCATGTTCCAGCGCTTGATCAATGTGTTCAAAGGCTTCTTCGCCCTGTTCGTCAAGGACATGGAGAAGCGCAGCCCGGAAGCGCTGCTCGAACTCGAGCAGGAAAACCTGCGCAAGCAGATCGCGAGTTACAACCAGGGGCTGGCCGGCCATGCCGGGCTG encodes the following:
- a CDS encoding plasmid stabilization protein gives rise to the protein MAQILVRNLDEAVKSALQQRAARRGVSMEAEAREILQRALLRPSVARAGLGTRFRKRFARVGGVELELPDPAIAKPAELFE
- a CDS encoding type II toxin-antitoxin system VapC family toxin, translating into MIVLDTNVVSEFMRPAPSIAVASWLDAQIADHIWICAITVYEIEFGLELIDDSARRLRLRRAFQSMVEQDLDGRVLPFDADAAARTASISALTRKQGRPIEQRDAMIAGIVRQRNARLATRNLRHFNDCGIDLIDPWSA